One window of Anaerolineales bacterium genomic DNA carries:
- a CDS encoding CopG family transcriptional regulator gives MVFRGEMTDTEKITINLGAVDLGKIDLLVEQGHYSNRTDFIRTAIRSQLEKHTLEVQQSVTRHSYGVGAFYHSLADFERYKAKGEKIKISIIGLYQIPNDVPVPLVEEVVDSIKVYGIFQASDKVKTALQNSGKLL, from the coding sequence ATGGTTTTCAGAGGAGAAATGACCGATACAGAGAAAATCACAATTAATCTTGGGGCGGTGGACCTCGGAAAGATCGACCTGCTGGTGGAGCAGGGGCATTACTCCAACCGCACCGATTTCATCCGCACTGCCATCCGTTCGCAGTTGGAAAAGCACACCCTCGAGGTCCAGCAATCCGTAACGCGTCATTCGTACGGTGTGGGCGCGTTCTATCACAGCCTTGCCGATTTCGAACGCTACAAGGCAAAGGGGGAAAAGATCAAGATCAGCATCATCGGCTTGTACCAGATCCCGAACGATGTCCCGGTTCCGCTTGTGGAGGAAGTGGTCGATTCCATCAAAGTGTATGGAATCTTTCAGGCGAGCGACAAAGTAAAAACCGCTCTCCAGAATTCAGGAAAACTGCTATGA
- a CDS encoding dienelactone hydrolase family protein translates to MKAFKRIILRLLAGLAILILFIPLSIFVDGLIGGDRVEKLTNTTIPGTNGGPIVRAYVAEPEGEGPFPTVIMIHEFFGLNESMISKADLLAEEGYLVVAPDTFRGETTSWIPRAIYLVSTTDQADVNADLDSVYAWLKTQPNVASNRIGIAGFCYGGRVSMLYSLHNSGMAVTVIFYGSSETDPEILKNLSGPVLGIFGGADQSIPLEEVNALDKGLETAGVPHQVTIYDGQPHAFVTGAEGIQTDPVQAEAWNEMLTFLDVNLKSKSGSGQDGNSFSHEAPFPWHYYMMLVYEHALGPLGHQH, encoded by the coding sequence ATGAAAGCATTTAAACGCATCATTCTTCGACTTTTAGCTGGTCTGGCGATTCTGATTCTGTTCATCCCCCTGAGCATTTTCGTGGATGGGCTGATCGGCGGGGACCGGGTTGAAAAGTTGACGAACACCACCATCCCTGGCACCAATGGCGGACCGATCGTCCGCGCATATGTGGCGGAGCCCGAAGGGGAGGGTCCATTTCCAACGGTGATCATGATCCATGAGTTCTTTGGCTTGAACGAGAGCATGATCTCCAAGGCGGATTTACTTGCGGAGGAAGGCTATCTGGTGGTTGCTCCCGATACCTTCCGCGGCGAGACCACCTCGTGGATACCGCGAGCCATTTATTTGGTCTCAACAACCGACCAGGCTGACGTAAACGCAGACTTGGATTCGGTTTACGCCTGGCTAAAGACGCAACCCAACGTGGCTTCCAACCGCATCGGCATCGCAGGCTTTTGTTATGGAGGGCGCGTTTCGATGCTGTACAGCCTTCACAACAGCGGCATGGCAGTGACGGTGATTTTCTACGGTTCGTCTGAAACAGATCCGGAAATTTTGAAGAACCTCTCCGGTCCCGTTTTGGGGATTTTCGGCGGGGCGGACCAGTCGATTCCCCTCGAAGAAGTGAACGCGCTCGATAAGGGATTGGAAACCGCGGGCGTTCCGCACCAGGTCACTATCTATGACGGTCAGCCCCACGCCTTTGTGACGGGCGCCGAGGGTATTCAAACCGACCCGGTCCAAGCCGAAGCGTGGAACGAGATGCTGACATTCTTGGACGTAAACCTGAAATCCAAATCCGGTTCCGGACAGGATGGAAACAGCTTTTCTCACGAAGCGCCCTTCCCCTGGCATTACTACATGATGCTTGTGTATGAACATGCCTTGGGTCCATTGGGACATCAGCACTAA